A genomic segment from Candidatus Brocadia sp. encodes:
- a CDS encoding OmpH family outer membrane protein, with protein MESEKPVKKNGKKIKILFAVASVVCLYLFSLNSIQAKEPGSVSSPSKGLKVGVVDLNTVFEKYEKRKLYDTQLKEQEKQYQKIVNDKKKELVSLSEKIQLLDLGSEVRKRDEEAFEKKNMELESYAKFAEKSLMKKYKDYFESLYTEVCKEVEDIGKRGQYDLIIKKEEPELQSGGISELQFKVGIKTVLYHSNEVDITSQVIDNLNKKYSAASKGK; from the coding sequence ATGGAATCAGAAAAACCAGTAAAGAAGAATGGCAAAAAGATAAAGATTCTTTTTGCTGTGGCAAGTGTTGTGTGTTTGTACCTTTTTTCGTTGAATAGCATACAAGCAAAAGAACCTGGCTCAGTCAGTTCTCCTTCAAAAGGTTTAAAAGTGGGAGTCGTTGATCTGAATACAGTATTTGAGAAGTATGAAAAAAGGAAATTGTATGATACCCAGCTCAAAGAGCAGGAAAAGCAATACCAGAAGATTGTCAATGATAAAAAGAAAGAGCTGGTGAGTTTGAGTGAGAAGATACAATTGTTGGATTTAGGAAGTGAGGTTAGAAAAAGAGACGAAGAGGCCTTTGAAAAAAAGAATATGGAATTGGAATCGTACGCAAAGTTTGCAGAAAAGAGTCTCATGAAAAAATACAAAGATTATTTTGAAAGCCTTTATACGGAAGTTTGTAAGGAAGTAGAAGATATAGGCAAGCGTGGACAATATGATCTCATTATCAAAAAAGAAGAACCGGAACTCCAGAGCGGAGGAATTAGTGAATTGCAGTTTAAAGTCGGAATAAAAACAGTCTTGTACCATTCCAATGAAGTCGATATTACCAGTCAGGTAATTGATAATTTGAATAAGAAATATTCAGCAGCGAGCAAGGGAAAGTAG
- the bamA gene encoding outer membrane protein assembly factor BamA, which produces MKFHKVLLQAASLIVVLVLILCFGYAGVLCAAPQEKTTRIIKKIEIKGNQRISTAAIKSSIRVKEGDPYDPQLVSQDVDAIWSLGFFDNIEVVLEEIPAGLKLIFLVTERAVIDEIQFQGNTRIKTKKLKKQIEIKQGDYLKPYLLKFDEDKIKELYLKKCFYRVQVHAESKLVDGKMVVIFNIEEGPKIRIAKIAFRGNTGFTRRKLLKQMETRQKHFPTFIFPGRFDQRKFRSDIDKIKEFYMNNGWLDVDVGWEITYGDDNSKMYLTIHIKEGERYYVESLQINGAALFTEDELKEKLKLKDGGPFYLDAVEKDTYQLRLIYGEQGYITTVVKEKHTFSSEGAKVNVSFAIDEKDRHYIEKIKITGNDKTRDNVIRRQLTFYPGEKLDTEKIRDSQRRLANTGYFDMESGMPAGINFEQGSEPNKQNILVEVKEGRTGMLRFGGGYGANVGAFGDVSYTDRNFDVTDLPKSLNDFLQGNAFRGAGEILTLRFSPGFFRTEIMASLTNPSVFDSPYSAGISLFDYLRWYREYQQQIIGSRVSAGREIQRDFFVRLSPEFDIIDIDRRDDKEDSPQDVLDVEGSHLKAGVTLSANIIRIDNIFMPARGYEGESSVEVAGLDVDIVKYKFQTTKYNTLFEIPKWGKHVIAYGGSFGVVESTSGSEVPIFERFFAGGYGSIRGFEYRGVSPIDRKTGDQIGGDILLLLNAEYLVPIYRDIIRAAVFVDSGKADEAISDISFDHFRLSTGLGLRLSIPFLGRSTISLDYAIPVIKEDGDETQSFSFNFGGGSSF; this is translated from the coding sequence ATGAAGTTTCACAAGGTTTTATTGCAGGCTGCGAGTTTAATCGTAGTGCTTGTTCTAATCTTGTGTTTTGGGTATGCGGGAGTTCTTTGTGCGGCACCGCAAGAAAAGACGACTCGAATTATTAAAAAGATTGAAATCAAAGGAAATCAACGGATCAGCACTGCCGCAATAAAAAGTAGTATCCGGGTAAAAGAGGGTGATCCTTATGACCCACAGCTGGTAAGTCAGGATGTAGATGCGATTTGGTCGCTAGGGTTCTTTGACAACATTGAAGTGGTGCTTGAGGAGATACCGGCAGGGTTAAAGCTGATATTTCTTGTAACTGAACGGGCTGTTATTGACGAAATACAGTTTCAGGGCAATACGCGGATTAAGACAAAGAAACTGAAGAAGCAAATTGAGATAAAGCAGGGAGATTATTTAAAGCCGTATCTTCTGAAATTTGATGAAGACAAAATAAAAGAACTTTACCTTAAGAAATGTTTCTATCGAGTGCAGGTACATGCCGAAAGTAAACTCGTTGATGGGAAAATGGTGGTGATTTTCAATATTGAAGAGGGGCCTAAGATACGCATAGCGAAGATAGCATTTAGGGGAAATACTGGTTTTACGCGAAGAAAACTCCTGAAACAGATGGAAACCAGGCAAAAGCATTTTCCAACTTTTATCTTTCCTGGCCGGTTTGACCAAAGGAAGTTCCGGTCCGATATTGACAAAATAAAAGAATTCTATATGAACAATGGATGGTTGGATGTAGATGTCGGTTGGGAAATAACATACGGTGATGATAATAGTAAGATGTACCTTACGATTCATATAAAAGAAGGTGAAAGGTACTACGTGGAAAGCTTGCAGATAAATGGCGCCGCCCTGTTTACGGAAGATGAATTAAAAGAAAAGTTGAAATTGAAAGACGGCGGCCCGTTCTATTTGGACGCTGTTGAAAAAGACACTTATCAGCTCCGCTTAATATATGGGGAACAAGGGTACATTACAACCGTTGTGAAGGAGAAACATACCTTTAGTTCTGAAGGTGCAAAGGTAAACGTTTCTTTCGCGATAGATGAAAAAGATAGGCATTATATTGAAAAGATCAAAATAACTGGAAATGATAAGACGAGAGATAATGTTATTCGGCGACAGTTGACCTTTTATCCCGGTGAAAAGTTAGATACAGAGAAGATCCGTGATAGCCAGAGACGTTTGGCCAATACAGGATATTTTGATATGGAATCAGGTATGCCGGCCGGGATTAATTTTGAACAAGGTTCTGAGCCAAATAAACAAAATATTCTGGTTGAGGTGAAAGAAGGAAGGACGGGAATGTTGCGGTTTGGTGGAGGTTACGGAGCAAATGTTGGGGCATTCGGTGATGTTTCATATACAGACAGGAATTTTGATGTTACTGATTTGCCGAAAAGCCTGAACGATTTTTTACAGGGTAACGCCTTCCGGGGTGCTGGTGAGATATTGACTTTGCGGTTTAGTCCTGGGTTTTTCAGGACAGAAATTATGGCATCTTTGACTAATCCTTCCGTATTCGACTCTCCTTATAGCGCAGGAATAAGTTTGTTTGACTATCTCAGATGGTATCGTGAATATCAGCAGCAGATTATAGGATCGAGGGTTTCCGCAGGAAGAGAAATACAGAGAGATTTTTTTGTGAGATTGAGTCCGGAATTTGATATTATAGATATTGATAGAAGGGATGATAAGGAAGATTCTCCGCAAGACGTATTGGATGTTGAAGGGAGCCATTTGAAAGCTGGCGTTACGTTATCTGCAAATATAATCAGAATTGATAATATATTTATGCCTGCGAGAGGATATGAAGGTGAATCTTCAGTTGAAGTTGCCGGGCTGGACGTGGATATCGTTAAATATAAATTTCAGACAACAAAATACAATACGCTCTTTGAAATTCCCAAATGGGGAAAACACGTTATTGCCTATGGTGGCTCTTTTGGAGTTGTAGAATCAACATCCGGGTCAGAAGTTCCTATATTTGAGAGATTTTTTGCTGGCGGTTATGGTTCTATCAGAGGGTTTGAGTATAGGGGTGTTTCTCCAATCGATAGAAAAACCGGCGATCAGATTGGTGGGGATATATTGCTTTTGTTGAATGCCGAATATCTTGTACCTATATATAGAGATATTATTCGAGCGGCAGTTTTTGTTGATAGTGGAAAGGCCGATGAGGCAATCAGTGATATCAGTTTTGATCACTTCAGGTTATCTACAGGTCTTGGACTAAGATTGAGTATTCCTTTTCTTGGTCGTTCTACCATTTCACTTGATTACGCTATTCCTGTTATAAAAGAGGATGGGGATGAAACCCAGTCGTTTTCATTTAATTTCGGAGGAGGCAGTAGCTTTTAA
- the dnaB gene encoding replicative DNA helicase, with amino-acid sequence MVVESILERTLPQSIEAEMSVLGAMLLDNEVISLVIPILNKNSFYKTAHQELYQTIVEAYDKGQTVDLVVLREELKKRSLLEKVGGVEYLMELEETVPTIGNVEFYANIVREKAIKRNLIEVAATIQKQAFDEACDTGHLLDNSERAIFDITQKKFNTASTKLNEILKETFSRIENLHDRQNRLTGLSTGFYDLDDLTCGLQASELIIVAARPSMGKTSLALNIIEHVGVVDKKPAVLFSLEMSAQQVAQNMLCSHARIDAHKLRKGFLEDKQWSNLSYGLGSLSESPIFIDDTPGLTVLELRAKARRLKAQYNVQLVAVDYLQLMESSRAENRQQEISIISRGLKSLARELSIPVIVVSQLNRSVESREGHRPRMSDLRESGSIEQDADVVILLHREDYYDPEKKDGTAELIIAKQRNGPIGVIKLAFLSQFMRFENLASVGNK; translated from the coding sequence ATGGTTGTTGAGTCGATACTTGAACGCACGTTACCTCAGAGCATCGAGGCCGAGATGAGTGTTCTGGGTGCGATGCTGCTGGATAATGAGGTCATTAGCCTGGTTATACCAATATTGAATAAGAATAGCTTTTATAAAACAGCCCACCAGGAATTATATCAGACAATAGTGGAGGCTTATGATAAGGGGCAAACGGTTGATCTCGTCGTTCTCAGGGAAGAACTGAAAAAACGTTCATTGCTGGAGAAGGTCGGTGGTGTAGAATATTTAATGGAGCTGGAGGAGACCGTCCCCACAATAGGAAATGTGGAATTTTATGCGAATATCGTACGTGAAAAAGCCATTAAAAGGAATCTCATCGAAGTTGCAGCAACTATCCAAAAACAGGCCTTTGATGAGGCTTGCGATACCGGACACCTGCTTGATAACTCAGAAAGGGCTATCTTTGATATCACCCAGAAGAAGTTTAATACCGCATCCACAAAACTAAACGAAATCCTTAAAGAAACATTTAGCCGCATTGAAAATCTCCATGACAGACAAAACAGATTAACAGGATTATCGACCGGTTTCTATGATCTGGATGACCTTACGTGCGGCCTGCAGGCATCGGAACTCATTATTGTTGCAGCAAGACCAAGTATGGGCAAGACAAGTCTTGCTCTGAATATAATCGAACACGTGGGGGTAGTGGACAAGAAACCTGCAGTACTGTTTTCCCTGGAAATGTCAGCGCAGCAGGTAGCACAAAATATGCTTTGTTCCCATGCACGGATAGATGCTCACAAGTTGAGAAAGGGTTTTTTAGAGGACAAGCAATGGAGTAATCTTTCGTATGGATTGGGATCGCTTTCCGAATCGCCAATTTTTATCGACGATACGCCGGGTCTTACCGTATTGGAATTACGTGCAAAGGCAAGGAGATTGAAAGCTCAGTATAATGTTCAATTAGTTGCAGTAGACTATTTACAGTTGATGGAATCCTCTCGCGCAGAAAATCGGCAACAAGAAATTTCCATAATATCCCGTGGTTTAAAATCGCTTGCCAGGGAATTGTCAATTCCGGTAATTGTCGTATCTCAGTTAAACAGATCTGTAGAATCGCGAGAGGGCCATAGGCCTAGGATGTCTGACTTGCGCGAGTCGGGGTCAATTGAGCAAGATGCAGATGTTGTTATCCTTTTGCACAGGGAGGATTATTACGATCCTGAGAAAAAGGACGGCACGGCAGAACTCATTATTGCCAAACAGCGTAATGGACCCATAGGCGTGATAAAATTGGCATTTCTTTCACAGTTCATGCGTTTTGAGAATTTAGCCTCAGTGGGTAACAAATGA
- a CDS encoding 50S ribosomal protein L9, whose product MELLLKKNVDKLGMIGDVVKVKEGYARNYLLPKGLATTVSPANLKQIEKEKIKMALQLKEERVRLQGVLEEISAASCTISAKANEEGRLFGSVTAAQIADALAKEGYPVGEEMIRLDSPIKDCGVFDVTIALNLELQTKCKVTVVKEDVGQPEQA is encoded by the coding sequence ATGGAATTGTTATTGAAAAAAAATGTAGATAAGCTTGGCATGATTGGTGATGTGGTAAAGGTGAAGGAAGGTTATGCAAGGAATTATTTGTTGCCAAAAGGGTTGGCGACTACGGTTTCTCCTGCCAATCTCAAGCAGATAGAAAAAGAAAAAATAAAGATGGCATTGCAGCTAAAGGAAGAAAGAGTGCGGCTGCAGGGGGTATTGGAGGAAATTTCTGCTGCCTCTTGTACGATTTCAGCAAAGGCAAATGAAGAAGGAAGACTTTTTGGCTCCGTTACGGCTGCTCAGATTGCGGATGCGTTAGCAAAAGAAGGATACCCGGTGGGCGAGGAAATGATAAGACTGGATAGCCCAATAAAAGACTGTGGAGTGTTCGATGTCACTATTGCTCTGAATCTGGAGTTGCAGACGAAGTGTAAAGTGACAGTGGTAAAAGAGGATGTAGGTCAGCCAGAACAGGCATAG
- the rpsR gene encoding 30S ribosomal protein S18, protein MSKKRFNKTSKCRFCRMGIEEVDYKDTQNLQKLTTTQGKLFSRKRSGNCAHHQHSVKTSIKRARFMALLPYVT, encoded by the coding sequence ATGAGTAAAAAAAGATTTAATAAAACAAGCAAATGCCGATTTTGCAGGATGGGAATCGAAGAGGTAGATTATAAAGACACGCAAAATTTACAAAAACTTACAACAACGCAGGGAAAACTTTTTTCGAGAAAGCGTTCCGGGAATTGTGCTCATCATCAGCATTCTGTGAAGACTTCTATTAAAAGGGCGAGATTTATGGCATTGCTTCCATATGTGACTTAG
- a CDS encoding single-stranded DNA-binding protein codes for MASLNKVFLMGNLTRDPELRYTPAGLAVASFGIAISRAWTAKTGEQKEEVCYVEINIFGRRAEVVGEYFSKGNPIFIEGRLQFNQWETKDGQKRSTLRVVADNFQFIGGMAKRPDIGVSASSKEGKSPEGMPEDINLDINSEEIPF; via the coding sequence TAATAAAGTATTTCTCATGGGAAATCTCACTCGGGACCCGGAACTGAGATATACCCCTGCGGGATTGGCGGTTGCAAGTTTTGGAATTGCGATCAGCAGGGCGTGGACTGCCAAAACTGGAGAACAAAAGGAAGAAGTATGTTATGTCGAAATCAATATCTTCGGGCGCAGAGCGGAGGTTGTTGGTGAGTATTTCAGTAAGGGAAATCCGATTTTCATTGAGGGTCGTTTGCAGTTTAATCAATGGGAAACTAAAGACGGGCAAAAGCGGAGTACGCTTCGTGTCGTTGCGGATAATTTCCAATTTATCGGAGGCATGGCCAAACGTCCTGATATAGGTGTAAGTGCCTCATCGAAAGAAGGCAAATCACCGGAGGGAATGCCTGAAGATATTAATCTTGATATTAATAGTGAAGAAATACCGTTTTAG